In Actinomyces marmotae, the DNA window AGAGCACAGGACCTCAGAATGACAGCATGGCTGGTTATGGGTCATTCAGCACCGAAAAGCGATGCCGATCACTTTCGTACTACTCAGAAGATAATGACTCGCCCACCTCGTCCGACCTGCGTCGGAGCGCCTCTCCGACCTTCGGAGGAGCCGAGATGGGCGAGCCGTCCACCACCACGCGAGCACGGCGCGATGGCGCCAGGCCCGCCATGATTTGCCTCACACGCCGGCGGCGTCGAAGAGCTGGGCGACGGAGCCGTCGTCGAAGACCGCCTTGATGGCGCGGGCCAGGAGCGGGGCGATGGGCAGGACGGTAAGCTGCTCGAACCGCTTCTCCGGGGGGATCGGCAGGGTGTCGGTGACGACCACCTCGCGGGCGCCGCAAGTGGCCAGACGCTCGATAGCGGGGCCGGAGAGCACCCCGTGAGTGGCGGCGACAATGACGTCCCTCGCGCCGGCGTCGAGGACCACCTTGACGGCCTTGGCGATGGTGCCGCCGGTGTCGATCATGTCATCGACCAGCACGCAGGAGCGCCCCTCGACGTCACCGACGACGCGGTTGGCCACGGCCTCGTTGGGGCGGCTGATGTCCCGGGTCTTGTGGACGAAGGCCAGCGGCGAGCCCCCCAGGGCGTTGGCCCATCGCTCGGCGACGCGGATGCGACCGGCGTCCGGGGAGACCACGGCGGCGTTGGTCACGTCGAGCCGGCCCTTGATGTAGTCCACGAGCACGGGCTGGGCCCACAGGTGGTCCCAGGGGCCGTTGAAGAAGCCCTGCTCCTGGGCGGTGTGGAGGTCAACACTCATGATGCGGTCAGCCCCCGCCGCGGCGTACATATCCGCCACGAGGCGGGCGCTGATGGGCTCACGGCCCAGGTGCTTCTTGTCCTGGCGCGCGTAGGGGAAGAAGGGGGCCACCACCGTGATGCGCTTGGCCGAGGCGCGCTTGAGGGCGTCCACCATGATGAGCTGCTCCATGAGCCAGTCGTTGACGCGGTCCCCGTGGGACTGCACGACGAAGACGTCGCAGCCGCGCACCGACTCGTTGAAGCGGACGTAGGTCTCCCCGTTGGCGAAGTCGTAGGCGGTCGAGGACAGGACCTCGGTGCCCAACTCGCCCGCCACGTCGTGGGCCAGTTGCGGGTGGGCCCGGCCGGAGACGATGACCAGTCGCTTCTCACCGCTGGTGATGATGCCCGTCATGAGGTGATTCCCTTCGTTCGGGCCCGTCGGGCCCGGTCGGTGCGCGGGGCCGGGGCGGTCACGCGCCTGTGGTGCCGGAGCCCTGGGCGGGAACCGGCGTCTCGGCGTCGTACTGAGCGAAGGGCGCCACGACGGCGCCCGCCGGGATATCGACGTCGGTGAGAATGGCGTAGGCGCCGATGCGGGCGCCGGGGCCGATGCGGGTGGCGCCCCTCAGGAGTACTCCCGGCTCCAGGAACGAGTCCGGGCCGAGCTCGACGGTGACATCGACCCAGGTGGAGGAGGGATCGACGACGCCGACGCCGGATTCCATCGCGCGGGCAAGGATGCGGCGGTTGAGTTCGGCGCCGAGGGCGGCGAGCTGGGCGCGGTCGTTGCAGCCCTCGACGAGCCAGTGGTCGGCCACCACGAGCGCAGAGGTGGGCCGGCCCGCGGCGTGGGCATGGGCGACGACATCGGTGAGGTAGACCTCGCCCTGGTCGTTGTCCGTGCCCAGGGTGGCCAGGGCCGCGCGCAGGTGCGCCAGGTCGAAGACGTAGACGCCCGCGTTGATCTCAGTGATGGCGCGCTGAGCCTCGGTGGCGTCGCGCTGCTCGACGATCGCCGAGACCGTACCGTCCGGCTCGCGCACGACACGGCCGTAGCCGTGCGGGTCGTCGACGACGGCGGTGAGAAGGGTCACGGCGTCGCCCCGCTCGTGGTGCTGGGCCACGAGGGCGGACAGCGTGGCGGTGTCGAGCAGGGGCACGTCCCCGCTCGTGACGACGACCGCGCCATCGGCGTCCTCGGGCAGGGCGGCCAGGCCGCAGGCCACGGCGCGGCCGGTGCCGGGGATCTCATCCTGATCGGCGGGGATGGCATCGGGGGCGACCCGCGCCAGGTGGGCGACGACAGCATCGCGCTCGTGGCGCACCACGACCACGAGCCGCTCGGGATCCAGGCCCCGGGCGGCGGTGACCGCGTGGTCGAGGAGGCTGCGTCCGCCGATGCGGTGCAGGACCTTGGGGGTGGCGGAGCGCATGCGCGTGCCCTTGCCTGCGGCCATGACGATGACGGCGGCGGGAGTGGTGGGAGCCACGAGTCCTCTTCTCGCTCAAGATGGGCGTCCTGCGGCGCTGCCGGGGACATGACGCCCCGTGCTGGCCGAGCCGGCCGGTACGGGCACATCCTACGACGCCGCGCACCGGCTCCGCCCCCAGGGTTCGAACCCGGGCCTCAAGGCTCCAAAGGCCTGCGTGCTGCCACTACACCAGGGCGGAATGCGCAGGCCGCCCCCACTTCCCCAGGAATCGGGCGCGCTCCTGCGCGGCGTACAGTCTCTCACTTTTTCGCCGCGACTTGGTCAAGAGGTGGCATCATCAGTTCCCCGGGCCCACCGGATGCGGCATCCTGACGCCCTGCGCGGGCCGATCCGGG includes these proteins:
- a CDS encoding ribose-phosphate diphosphokinase; the encoded protein is MTGIITSGEKRLVIVSGRAHPQLAHDVAGELGTEVLSSTAYDFANGETYVRFNESVRGCDVFVVQSHGDRVNDWLMEQLIMVDALKRASAKRITVVAPFFPYARQDKKHLGREPISARLVADMYAAAGADRIMSVDLHTAQEQGFFNGPWDHLWAQPVLVDYIKGRLDVTNAAVVSPDAGRIRVAERWANALGGSPLAFVHKTRDISRPNEAVANRVVGDVEGRSCVLVDDMIDTGGTIAKAVKVVLDAGARDVIVAATHGVLSGPAIERLATCGAREVVVTDTLPIPPEKRFEQLTVLPIAPLLARAIKAVFDDGSVAQLFDAAGV
- a CDS encoding bifunctional N-acetylglucosamine-1-phosphate uridyltransferase/glucosamine-1-phosphate acetyltransferase — protein: MAPTTPAAVIVMAAGKGTRMRSATPKVLHRIGGRSLLDHAVTAARGLDPERLVVVVRHERDAVVAHLARVAPDAIPADQDEIPGTGRAVACGLAALPEDADGAVVVTSGDVPLLDTATLSALVAQHHERGDAVTLLTAVVDDPHGYGRVVREPDGTVSAIVEQRDATEAQRAITEINAGVYVFDLAHLRAALATLGTDNDQGEVYLTDVVAHAHAAGRPTSALVVADHWLVEGCNDRAQLAALGAELNRRILARAMESGVGVVDPSSTWVDVTVELGPDSFLEPGVLLRGATRIGPGARIGAYAILTDVDIPAGAVVAPFAQYDAETPVPAQGSGTTGA